A stretch of the Cydia strobilella chromosome 23, ilCydStro3.1, whole genome shotgun sequence genome encodes the following:
- the LOC134751675 gene encoding TBC1 domain family member 5 homolog A-like, with protein MSRLLLLALLSRVAAEVSTPSSLLGPRHFNYQSFEQYLKEVKPTRQGPVVFPNDAPPPPRPPLIVTSRPLTESIARSELNNSVAEQSRVHYQYDYEQEQPALPPIYRAISDHANKNLRQLQKIPSHSNYKFQIKEPDYSRQYESNNVNDDDNNDYNQAQNYAFSYIVRDQKTGDDFSHSQHSSGSATNGEYRVRLPDGRMQIVSYTADENGYNADVRYDDEKNGNNIDYRKYNSNHKSNHDYVSNQKPIINSDYINYNNHEQKQNYASNHRHYDNKNDFDRNYIDNYINNVDYNTHYDVNNVKRVNDVVNNYHVDTKPVTENHASKEDYQYNDQQSKEYYGNDYSLEYEDKYNNYNPHKSKFTAFSGPKNPKFVPKKTYSTASTVVPSYEELKPLFIQKKPFKSPSNNEYLYSQVPIEISVPSTTPSPYFDATTERVVIIGTMKPNFYTNIRSSIGPSFIPVTPVPKYASPVVTTPKGFLASTIASFVNLKKNIDFSGAKPVLTNTFIDKINKYLSYT; from the exons ACAAGGCCCAGTCGTCTTCCCTAACGACGCCCCCCCACCGCCGCGGCCCCccttgatcgtgacgtcacggccACTCACTGAGTCCATAGCCAGAAGCGAGCTGAACAACTCCGTGGCCGAGCAAAGCCGGGTGCACTACCAATATGATTACGAG CAAGAGCAACCTGCTCTGCCGCCAATCTACAGGGCGATATCAGACCACGCCAACAAGAATCTACGGCAGCTGCAGAAAATACCTTCTCACAGTAATtataag TTTCAGATCAAGGAGCCGGACTACTCAAGACAGTACGAAAGCAATAACGTGAACGATGATGACAACAATGATTATAATCAA GCTCAGAACTATGCGTTCTCCTACATAGTACGAGACCAGAAAACCGGTGATGACTTCTCCCATTCACAACACAGCAGCGGCTCGGCCACCAACGGGGAGTACCGGGTTCGACTCCCCGACGGGCGCATGCAAATAGTCTCATACACGGCCGACGAAAACGGATACAATGCTGATGTTAGATACGACGAtgaaaaaaatggaaataaCATAGATTATAGAAAATATAACAGCAATCATAAATCCAATCATGATTATGTCAGCAATCAGAAACCTATTATTAATAgtgattatataaattataacaatcatgagcaaaaacaaaattatgcaaGCAATCACAGACATTATGATAATAAAAATGATTTCGACAGGAATTACATTGATAATTATATTAACAATGTAGATTATAACACTCATTATGATGTTAATAATGTGAAAAGAGTTAATGATGTAGTTAATAATTATCATGTAGATACCAAACCAGTGACAGAAAATCATGCATCTAAAGAGGATTATCAATATAATGATCAACAATCTAAAGAGTATTATGGTAATGATTATTCATTAGAATATGAAGATAAGTATAATAACTACAATCCTCATAAAAGCAAATTCACTGCCTTTTCTGGACCTAAAAATCCCAAATTTGTACCTAAAAAGACTTACAGTACGGCCTCTACAGTCGTACCTTCCTATGAAGAATTGAAACCACTTTTCATTCAAAAGAAGCCGTTTAAATCGCCGTCAAATAATGAGTATTTATACTCGCAAGTACCAATTGAAATTAGCGTACCTTCTACAACACCTAGTCCGTACTTTGACGCAACTACAGAAAGAGTAGTAATAATAGGTACAATGAAACCAAATTTTTATACCAATATTAGAAGTAGTATAGGTCCAAGTTTTATACCTGTTACGCCTGTTCCAAAATACGCGAGTCCAGTAGTGACAACTCCTAAAGGCTTTTTGGCGTCCACGATTGCTTCTTTTGTAAATTTGAAAAAGAATATTGACTTTTCGGGTGCGAAACCAGTTCTGACTAATACTTTTATTGATAAgattaataagtatttaagttatACTTGA